A window of Adhaeribacter arboris genomic DNA:
TTGGATAATCCATTAACTTAGCCAGAAAGCGAAAAGATAATTCATCAATTATTACTTTTTCGTTTTCGATGGAGTCCATTACTTGCTCAAACGAAGCGTCCCGCGGAATCCGGATGTAGACGTGCTTACCGTGGGTATCGACATTAGGCGTATATACAATTTGGTAAGCGTAATACGAGAAACTAACGAATAATATTCCCCCTACCACCAGTAGGTTGCGGAGTAAATTTGATTTTTTACGGGCTTTTTTCTGAACATCCATATTTTAGACAATAATCTACTTACCAGCGCCACCTTCCCTGTTTGCCGGAATTCTAACAAAAGTAATACATCTGGCAGGATTTAAAAAAAATCGTTAATGGAGATAGGTAAACGGAGGCAAGGAATAAAGGGCAGCAAATTTCTGGTTAATAGCCCTTTCTTATTCATTTTTTAACGAATGAATCGACTAAGTTAAAACCAAAAATTGCTGCCGTAAAATATTAAACGTTGTGAAGAAGCAGCCTATTGCTTTTGCAAGTGATCCATTTCGGCTTGTAATTCTGTAATAGCTTGTTTGGTTACAGTTTGAATAATAGCCATTAAGTTGGGAATGCCATCTAAATTGGTTTGTTGCCGGGCGTTCGTTTCCAGATCCCGAATGGGCTGGTGCAAGGCAGAAATTCCTACAGTATCAAAATTTGCTTTTAGCTGATGCGCCAGATTACCTGCTTTCGCCCAATCGGCTTGGGCCACGGCTTCCTGCATGGTCTGAACCTGCGGGGGTACCTGCTCAATAAACATTTGCAAAAACTTTATTAAAAACTCGGTATTTCCATTGGCCATGCTTTGCAATATGGCTAGGTTACAAACTTTTTCGGGCATTGCATTGTGGGATATAGTCAAATTTATTGCGTTTTTTATAATTAATAAGGAATCAGCCTGCTTGGGTTTAGTTGGAGCTATATTAGCTGCTATTTTCTGAAAAAGTTTACATTCTTCAAAAGGCTTAGCCAGGTAATCGTTCATACCACCAGCAATGTATTGCTCGGCATCTCCTTTTAAAGCATTGGCCGTTAACGCAATGATGGGGATATTGGCCTTCCGGGGATCAGTTAGGCGCCGGATCTGCTGCGTTGCTTCCATGCCACTTACTTCGGGCATTTGGATGTCCATTAATACTAAATCGTAGTATTGATGAGAAGCTAATTCCACGGCTTCTTTACCGTTTTTGGCTATATCCACGGTAAAACCCCAATTGTGCATAATAGATTGGGCTAAAAACTGATTAACCGCATTGTCTTCGGCCAGTAGTATTTTTAATTGTCCTAAACTAGTAAAATCAATGGTTTGTTCTTCCGCAAAAGCACTTTCAATTAGAGCAGCGGCCGCTTTTTGAAACGTAAGTTCAAACGTAAACTTACTCCCCTTACCCGGGATACTTTCCACCCAAATACGGCCTCCTTGCTTCTCTACTAAATTTTTACAGATAGTAAGACCTAAGCCAGTGCCCCCATAATTGCGGGAAGTATGGGCATGCGCCTGCATAAAGCCTTCGAAAATACTTTCCTGTTTTTCGAATGGTATGCCAATACCCGAATCTTTTACCGCAAATTGTAAGGTAAGCGCAGTATCGTTTTCCTCCAGAACTTCTGTTTGAATAATGACTACTCCTTGGTTCGTAAACTTAATAGCATTACTTACTAAATTCAGCAATACTTGGGTAAGACGATGCGGATCGCCAATTAAAAACGGCTGATTTAAATTAAAACTTTTTACAATTAAGAGAATATCTTTTTCTTCTGCTTTGTACTCCAAGGCTTGCTGCACACCCTGCAAAATCTCCTGAATATTAAAAGGAATTTGTTCCAGCACCAACTTACCCGATTCAATTTTCGCCAGGTCCAAGATATCGTTGATAATGACTAATAAGTTACGGGCCGAATAATCAATAATGTTCAGGTATCTTTGTTGCAGGTCGTTCAGGAGGGATTTATTTAACAAACCGGCCATGCCCAAAATACCATTAAGCGGGGTCCGAATTTCGTGACTCATATTCGCTAAGAAATTTTTCTTTGCCACCGCCGAGATTTCGGCGGCTACTTTTGCCTTTTTAAGCTTACGTTCCGTTTTTTTGCGGGCAGTAATATCCCGCGACACGGTTTGTACTTCAATTACGTCCCGGTTTGAATTAAATATGGGACGTAAGCCACTATCTACCCAAATGTATTGATTATCCTTCCGGCGAATCCGGTATTCAATGTTTTTAGTTGATTTGCCTCTTTCCAGCACCGCTACTACCTGTTCGATTACTCGTTTCTTATCTTTCGGGTGAATAAACTCGTACGGCGAAACATCCATCATATCTTCCGGAGCATAACCTAAAATATCTTGGGCGGAAGGCGAAGCATAAATGATTTTTCCTTCGGGGTCATGCAAACAAACTAAATCGGTCATGTTCTCGGTTATTAACCGGAACTGTTTTTCGCTTTTCCGCAATGTATTCTCCGCCGCTTTGCGTTCGCTAATATCCTGGATAATACCGGTAAAAACAGGAGTTTTAGAATTACCGCTGGCCGTAATAGAAATCTCCACCGGAAATTCTTCGCCGTTGGCGCGCATGGCAGTTAATTCTACCCTCTTACCCATAATTTGAGTTTCGTCGGTTCTAAAGTAGTGCAACAGACCCGAAGCATGCCCTTCCCGTAAATAAGGTGGAAGAATAATATCATGAAGTTTTTTACCTATTACCTCTTGCCGGCGGTAGCCAAAAGTTTTTTCAGCTGCCAGGTTAAATTCTATAATATTACCACTATGGTCCATACTAATAATACTTTCCATTGCCGTCGCCAACACCGCCTTATTGCGGGTTTCGCTTTCCTGTAAAGCCTGTTGGGTATGAACCAAATCGGTAATATCTATCGCTGTACCGGCAACAAACGAAGCACCATTTAAAGTATGAATGGGAAATTTATGTACTAAAAATTGCCTTTTAGATCCATTCGGCAGGATTACCTGTTCGCGGCATTCCATTGCCTGCTGACTTTCTGCCACTTTTACATCATTTTGGTGCAAAGAAGCAGCTATTGGTTCTGGCCATAAGTCAAAATCCGTTTTATTAGCTACCATCTCGCGCGATAGCCCCAAAACATGTTTATGAGTTAAGTTCACATAACTATAGCACCAGTCGCGGGTGCTTTTCATCCAGGCTAGTACCGGGCTATTGTCCATAAACGCCGCAAAGCGTTCTTCACTTTCCAGCAATATTTTTTCAGATTTTTTCTGTTCTGTTATGTCGTGGTTAATAGATAATACTGCTTTTTTTCCTTGGTAAGTGATAAACGAAGCACTTACCGAAAAATGAATTTCATTACCATCTTTTCGGTATTGAGTAGTTTCTACATTTTCCAGGGTACCGGTACGAATAAGTTGTTGTAAATAGGCCTTACCCCGGACAATATCTTTAGAAATACCCTGCAAACTCATGTTCGTAAACTCCGGCAGGGAATAGCCGTAAAGTTGGCAGGCTTTGTGGTTAGCATCAAAAATTTGTTCTGTTTCCGGATCAAATATGAGGATAGCATCATTGGCTTTGTTAAAAAGATCGCGGTAATCCCGTTCGGAACGTAGTAAAGCTTCTCGCTCACCCGAAATATCCCTTATTATTCCCCAACATTTAAACTGGCCGTCTTGATCCATGTAATCGTTCGAACTAATATCGGCTAAAAACCGGCTACCATCTTTGCGGACCAAAACCATTTCTCCTCGGAACTTGCCCGTCCGGCTTTTTTCCTGCCGGAAAACCACCTGTTTGGGATCGGTTATATCTACTACATCGTAGTAATTGAGGCGAAGCAGTTCTGATTCAGAATATTGCAATAAAGTACAAAATGTATGATTCACGCCCAGAATAGTTCCTTCTAAAGACAAAATAACCATAGCCTCCGGGCTTTCCTGAAATAATTGCCGGAAAACCGTGTCGTACGTGTAAGATGGCTTAGCTACTAGCTGGTTCGTTGGCTGAGCTGTTGTGTAGCGCGCAAGGATTGGTTCTTTTTGTATTAATTGTTCATTTAACAGTTGATTATCTTCTTCGGCTTTCGCTAGTTTAATTTGTAATTCCTGTATTTGATCCAATAGATTTGTT
This region includes:
- a CDS encoding PAS domain-containing hybrid sensor histidine kinase/response regulator; translated protein: MQTNLLDQIQELQIKLAKAEEDNQLLNEQLIQKEPILARYTTAQPTNQLVAKPSYTYDTVFRQLFQESPEAMVILSLEGTILGVNHTFCTLLQYSESELLRLNYYDVVDITDPKQVVFRQEKSRTGKFRGEMVLVRKDGSRFLADISSNDYMDQDGQFKCWGIIRDISGEREALLRSERDYRDLFNKANDAILIFDPETEQIFDANHKACQLYGYSLPEFTNMSLQGISKDIVRGKAYLQQLIRTGTLENVETTQYRKDGNEIHFSVSASFITYQGKKAVLSINHDITEQKKSEKILLESEERFAAFMDNSPVLAWMKSTRDWCYSYVNLTHKHVLGLSREMVANKTDFDLWPEPIAASLHQNDVKVAESQQAMECREQVILPNGSKRQFLVHKFPIHTLNGASFVAGTAIDITDLVHTQQALQESETRNKAVLATAMESIISMDHSGNIIEFNLAAEKTFGYRRQEVIGKKLHDIILPPYLREGHASGLLHYFRTDETQIMGKRVELTAMRANGEEFPVEISITASGNSKTPVFTGIIQDISERKAAENTLRKSEKQFRLITENMTDLVCLHDPEGKIIYASPSAQDILGYAPEDMMDVSPYEFIHPKDKKRVIEQVVAVLERGKSTKNIEYRIRRKDNQYIWVDSGLRPIFNSNRDVIEVQTVSRDITARKKTERKLKKAKVAAEISAVAKKNFLANMSHEIRTPLNGILGMAGLLNKSLLNDLQQRYLNIIDYSARNLLVIINDILDLAKIESGKLVLEQIPFNIQEILQGVQQALEYKAEEKDILLIVKSFNLNQPFLIGDPHRLTQVLLNLVSNAIKFTNQGVVIIQTEVLEENDTALTLQFAVKDSGIGIPFEKQESIFEGFMQAHAHTSRNYGGTGLGLTICKNLVEKQGGRIWVESIPGKGSKFTFELTFQKAAAALIESAFAEEQTIDFTSLGQLKILLAEDNAVNQFLAQSIMHNWGFTVDIAKNGKEAVELASHQYYDLVLMDIQMPEVSGMEATQQIRRLTDPRKANIPIIALTANALKGDAEQYIAGGMNDYLAKPFEECKLFQKIAANIAPTKPKQADSLLIIKNAINLTISHNAMPEKVCNLAILQSMANGNTEFLIKFLQMFIEQVPPQVQTMQEAVAQADWAKAGNLAHQLKANFDTVGISALHQPIRDLETNARQQTNLDGIPNLMAIIQTVTKQAITELQAEMDHLQKQ